The following proteins are encoded in a genomic region of Streptococcus sp. 29892:
- a CDS encoding DUF1273 domain-containing protein — MHTKSLLIRGYTHTELGIFSDKDPRLAIIKLAIKQDLVRILEDGVTWFVLTGQLGFEYWTLEVLEDLRSEGYGFQIATIFMFENHGEQWNEANQLKLQRFKQTDFIKYAYPRYENPGQFKDYNKFLVDNTDGIYLFYDAENETNLKYLYHQVLKKEEYDRKTLTFEQLNEVAENFSNSE; from the coding sequence ATGCATACTAAGAGCCTTTTGATAAGGGGATATACACATACCGAGCTAGGGATTTTTTCAGACAAGGACCCGCGGCTAGCCATCATAAAATTGGCTATCAAGCAGGATCTTGTTCGAATTTTGGAGGATGGAGTGACCTGGTTTGTTCTGACAGGTCAGTTGGGCTTTGAATATTGGACTTTAGAAGTTTTAGAGGATTTGCGGTCGGAAGGTTATGGTTTTCAAATAGCGACCATCTTCATGTTTGAAAATCATGGAGAACAATGGAATGAAGCCAACCAGCTGAAATTGCAGCGCTTTAAGCAGACGGATTTCATTAAGTATGCCTACCCTCGTTATGAGAATCCTGGTCAGTTTAAAGATTACAATAAATTTTTAGTGGATAATACTGACGGAATCTATCTGTTTTACGATGCTGAAAATGAAACCAACTTGAAATATTTATATCATCAAGTCTTAAAAAAAGAGGAGTATGATAGAAAAACGCTTACCTTTGAACAACTGAATGAGGTGGCAGAAAATTTTTCAAATTCTGAGTGA
- the gpsB gene encoding cell division regulator GpsB — protein sequence MASIKFTTKDIFEQDFKVGFRGYDQDEVNDFLDEIMKDYDAYEAIIKELKGEIARLKAQVANTPKVAAVEEVKDVLPTERPSSATNFDILRRLNRLEKEVFGKQIVQD from the coding sequence ATGGCAAGTATTAAATTTACAACTAAAGATATTTTTGAACAAGATTTTAAAGTCGGTTTCCGTGGCTACGATCAAGATGAAGTCAATGACTTTTTAGATGAAATCATGAAGGATTATGATGCTTACGAAGCTATTATCAAGGAGTTGAAAGGCGAGATTGCTCGCTTGAAAGCTCAGGTAGCAAACACTCCTAAAGTTGCTGCTGTTGAGGAAGTAAAAGATGTGCTTCCTACGGAACGTCCATCCTCGGCTACAAACTTTGATATTCTTCGTCGTTTAAATCGTTTGGAGAAAGAAGTCTTCGGCAAACAAATCGTTCAAGACTGA